CTGCTGCATTATGGAGAGCGCTGACAGCGCCGGATTGATGGCGATATCCGGGCGAGTCAGGCGTGCCCGACAATCTGTGTAAACTTTCAGTACTCAGGATTTCTGCAGTTTAAACGGTTGCTGCAAACTGTTCTAAATAAACGGCGCTCAGAATAAACACTTACCTTATAATCATCAAGTCTAAAAGAGTTTGATGTTGTGTTGAGTCAATTAAACCAAGAACTAATAAGGCAGCTTTATTAGTTGGGGCAGTTCAGCTAATGTTCGTATTTAAATACACTGACTGAATTTGTTAACACGCGCAGTTTGAAGCAATCATTAAACTGCTGGCAAAGAGGTTTTCATATGCATCAGATCAATATCCCGGAATTTGCATTAGAGCGTGGCCGCAAAGTGCGGCCAGAATTAAGCCTGAATCCGTCAAAAACAGCAGTGATTGCTATCGATTTGCAACGATTTTTTATTGATGAAGATCAACCTATGGGTAACCCGCATACCAAGGATATTCTTGATAACGTCAATCGCATCAATGCGGCTTTGCGTCAGCAAGGTGGCCTGGTGGTTTTTACACAGCATTCCTTCGCAAAACCTGGTGAAACTGTTTCCGAAACAGCGCTTGCCTCGGCAAAACCTGTTCCTGGAAGCCGCTCTTTCGAATTGCATCCGGATCTGGTTGTGAGCGACGGTGATGTCAGGCTAGTGAAACATCAGTCCAGCCCGTTACACCCCATGGCATTTTCAGGTCTTGGTAATCTGTTGCGCGAGAGGGCTATCGAATCGCTGGTTGTTTGTGGGTTTGCTTCCAATGGGTGTTGTGATTGCACGGCCAGGGATGCTGCCCAATATGGTTATCAGGTAGTGGTTGCCAGTGATGCCACAGCAGCTGTTACTGATGAAGAACACAACGCTGCATTGATGAACCTAGCAATTTATTATGCTTCTGTGCAAGATACCGGGGAACTGATTCAATTGATAATGGGTCGTTCGTGACCCATGATTTGTAATGTTAACGACACCTGACCTGATCATCGGTTATTTCAATATAAAAATGAGAGAGACTTAATGGGACATAAATTTGTATCGATTTTTGGCTTGATGGTTTTGGGTTTTTCGCAAGTGTTGCTGGCCGATGTTGATATTTCATTTTCCTCCGCACCGGAAGGGGCAGAAGTCTATTTTATTACGCCGCAAAATGGTGACACTGTTGCAGAAACGTTTACGGTGAAATTTGGTTTAAGTGGTATGGGGGTTGCCCCTGCAGGTATTCAGCGAGACAACACCGGTCATCATCATTTGCTCATTGACAGTAAAGCGTTGCCAGACATGAGTAAACCGCTGCCTGCTACCGATCACATCAGGCATTTCGGTGGCGGACAAACAGAAGTAGAGCTCCAGTTGCCGCCCGGTGAACACAGCTTACAACTGTTGCTGGGTAACCATGTACATATTCCCCATAACAAACCTGTTCTTTCTGAAAAGATTGTCATCACAGTGAAGTAACGATTTCGGCACACTAGAAATCGGAAGATTGCACGCAATGATGAAAAGGGCCGAATCCGGAGATTCAGCCCTTCTTGATGATGTGTTCGTTTTACTTTACAGGGCCTGATTAAAACCTTCGAATTGCGGTGGCCCCAGATAAATATCTTTGGCCGGTTTTGCGTTTGCGTGGGCTTTTCGAAACGCTTCAGACTGGGTCCAGTCACGAAACGCTTGTTCCGACTCCCAGACGCTATGGGAGGCGAACAGAGTGTATTCCTCGGTTGTTGGCCCTTGCATCAAATTGAAAGTTTTGAACCCTGGCACTTCGTTTAGATAGGTATCGCGGTTTTTCCAGATATCGATAAAATCTTGCTCTTTGCCGAGGGCTATCTTGAAACGGTTCATTGCGATGTACATGGATTCTCCTGCTCTTCCCGATACGGTGGCTGAATTGGAGTGCCAGTTTGACACAATTGACAGGGTTTGGGTTGACCTGAGCGGACGAAAATGAAAGCCACTGGCCTCGGTTTATCGCAAACACCTTTTTTGCCGAATAACAAGCCTGTGCAGTGGCGTCCGAGTTCGTCATAATCCCGCCCCTTTAGCGAACTTGTTGTCTTTAAGGATCTACTCTATGTCTGTTATTACCGCCCGCATTGCCGAAGAACTGAAGGTTGCCGACAAGCAGGTTCTGGCTGCTGTGGAATTGCTGGATGATGGTGCTACTGTGCCGTTCATTTCACGGTACAGAAAGGAAGTGACGGGCGGTCTTGATGAC
Above is a window of Pseudomonadales bacterium DNA encoding:
- a CDS encoding cysteine hydrolase, producing MHQINIPEFALERGRKVRPELSLNPSKTAVIAIDLQRFFIDEDQPMGNPHTKDILDNVNRINAALRQQGGLVVFTQHSFAKPGETVSETALASAKPVPGSRSFELHPDLVVSDGDVRLVKHQSSPLHPMAFSGLGNLLRERAIESLVVCGFASNGCCDCTARDAAQYGYQVVVASDATAAVTDEEHNAALMNLAIYYASVQDTGELIQLIMGRS
- a CDS encoding DUF4399 domain-containing protein, whose amino-acid sequence is MGHKFVSIFGLMVLGFSQVLLADVDISFSSAPEGAEVYFITPQNGDTVAETFTVKFGLSGMGVAPAGIQRDNTGHHHLLIDSKALPDMSKPLPATDHIRHFGGGQTEVELQLPPGEHSLQLLLGNHVHIPHNKPVLSEKIVITVK
- a CDS encoding antibiotic biosynthesis monooxygenase, with amino-acid sequence MYIAMNRFKIALGKEQDFIDIWKNRDTYLNEVPGFKTFNLMQGPTTEEYTLFASHSVWESEQAFRDWTQSEAFRKAHANAKPAKDIYLGPPQFEGFNQAL